The Marivivens sp. LCG002 genome contains a region encoding:
- a CDS encoding sugar ABC transporter permease produces MSTKPMGARMLRNLNAKIAALPMIATAIVVFLGGTIWSVVYSFTGSKLLPKFKFVGLQQYERLWGNSRWVISIENLFWYGFFALVFTISIGFLLAVLLDQKIRFESAFRTILLYPFALSFIVTGLVWQWLLNPELGIQGIVRGMGWESFTFDPLYTPELVLVGLLMAGLWQSTGFVMCIMLAGLRGIDEDIWKASRVDGIAKWKTYLFVVIPMMRPVFITTLVIVASGIIKLYDLVVAMTSGGPGNASQVPAMYVYDYMFQAQNLGQGLAASTMMLLSVLIVLIPWAYLEFGGKKHG; encoded by the coding sequence ATGTCTACAAAACCTATGGGCGCACGTATGCTGCGCAACTTAAACGCCAAGATCGCAGCACTGCCGATGATTGCCACGGCAATTGTTGTGTTCCTCGGCGGGACGATCTGGTCGGTGGTCTATTCTTTCACCGGATCAAAACTTCTTCCGAAATTCAAATTTGTCGGACTTCAGCAATACGAGCGTCTCTGGGGCAACAGCCGCTGGGTGATCTCGATCGAGAACCTCTTCTGGTATGGTTTCTTTGCGCTGGTCTTCACGATTTCGATCGGCTTTCTGCTTGCTGTTCTCTTGGATCAAAAGATCCGCTTCGAGAGCGCTTTCCGCACCATTCTGCTTTATCCTTTCGCACTTTCTTTCATCGTGACGGGTCTTGTTTGGCAGTGGCTTCTGAACCCCGAGCTCGGCATCCAAGGCATCGTGCGCGGCATGGGTTGGGAGAGCTTTACCTTCGACCCCCTTTACACGCCTGAACTTGTTCTGGTCGGGCTTCTCATGGCCGGTCTTTGGCAGAGCACGGGCTTTGTGATGTGCATCATGTTGGCGGGTCTGCGCGGCATCGACGAAGACATCTGGAAAGCATCGCGCGTCGACGGCATCGCCAAATGGAAGACCTATCTCTTCGTCGTCATTCCGATGATGCGCCCCGTGTTCATCACTACACTCGTGATCGTGGCTTCGGGCATCATCAAACTCTACGATCTCGTGGTTGCTATGACCTCGGGTGGTCCGGGTAACGCAAGCCAAGTGCCCGCCATGTATGTCTATGACTACATGTTCCAGGCTCAGAACCTCGGTCAGGGCCTCGCGGCGTCGACCATGATGCTCCTGAGCGTTCTCATTGTCCTAATTCCTTGGGCCTATCTCGAATTCGGAGGCAAGAAACATGGCTGA
- a CDS encoding carbohydrate ABC transporter permease, which produces MADATTNLLDGPSGPKPRRKFSRRNIMLYGILAMVCIYYVVPLWVMVMTSLKGMPEIRMGNIFAPPVEVTFQPWVKAWAEACTGLNCDGLSRGFWNSVQIMVPSVIISIAIASVNGYALVNWKFKGSEVFFTILIFGSFIPYQIMLYPIVILLREMGIYGTLWGLVLVHSIFGMPILTLLFRNYFTSVPEELFKAARVDGAGFWGIYFRIMLPMSLPIFVVAIILQVTGIWNDFLFGVVFTKPDLYPMTVQLNNIVNSVQGVKEYNVNMAATMLTGLVPLFVYFVSGKLFVRGIAAGAVKG; this is translated from the coding sequence ATGGCTGACGCGACCACAAACCTTTTGGACGGCCCGAGCGGTCCCAAGCCGCGCCGCAAGTTTTCGCGCCGCAACATCATGCTCTACGGCATTCTTGCCATGGTCTGCATCTATTATGTGGTGCCGCTTTGGGTGATGGTTATGACCTCGCTCAAGGGGATGCCTGAAATCCGCATGGGCAATATCTTTGCTCCGCCCGTTGAGGTGACCTTCCAGCCTTGGGTAAAAGCATGGGCAGAGGCCTGCACGGGACTCAACTGTGACGGTCTGAGCCGTGGCTTCTGGAACTCGGTCCAGATCATGGTGCCTTCGGTCATCATCTCGATCGCAATCGCATCGGTAAACGGCTACGCGCTTGTGAACTGGAAGTTCAAAGGCTCGGAAGTCTTCTTTACCATCCTGATCTTCGGGAGCTTTATCCCCTATCAGATCATGCTTTACCCGATCGTTATCCTGCTTCGCGAAATGGGGATTTACGGCACACTCTGGGGGCTTGTCCTTGTGCACTCGATCTTCGGGATGCCGATCCTGACGCTCCTGTTCCGCAACTACTTCACCTCGGTTCCCGAGGAGCTGTTCAAAGCGGCGCGTGTCGACGGCGCGGGGTTCTGGGGCATTTACTTCCGTATCATGCTTCCGATGTCTCTGCCGATCTTCGTTGTGGCGATCATCCTTCAGGTGACGGGTATCTGGAACGACTTCCTCTTTGGTGTCGTCTTTACCAAGCCCGATCTCTATCCGATGACCGTGCAGCTCAATAACATCGTGAACTCCGTACAGGGTGTGAAGGAATACAACGTCAACATGGCTGCAACCATGCTGACCGGTCTTGTCCCCCTCTTCGTCTACTTTGTCTCCGGCAAACTCTTCGTGCGCGGCATTGCCGCCGGCGCAGTGAAAGGCTGA
- the ugpC gene encoding sn-glycerol-3-phosphate ABC transporter ATP-binding protein UgpC: MNTENYSVQIKDLDLNFGAVKVLKGLNLDIEQGEFVVLLGSSGCGKSTLLNCIAGLLEVSAGQIHIQGKNVTWAEPSDRGIGMVFQSYALYPQMTVEGNLSFGLKNAKIPADEIKRRVARAAEILQIEPLLKRKPAALSGGQRQRVAIGRALVRDVDVFLFDEPLSNLDAKLRTDLRVEIKRLHQQLKNTMIYVTHDQIEAMTLADRIAIMKGGLIMQLGSPDEIYNRPQCIYVADFIGSPSMNFFDGQFENGVFTNADLTVPMTGYDYVSANTAACTAVLGIRPEHIVTGELVNSAPIQLDSVVEIVEPMGADTLVYAKVGSSSVRIRMDGQARVSPGDELKIGVDASRASLFDKTSEQRL, from the coding sequence ATGAACACTGAAAACTACTCCGTCCAGATCAAGGACCTCGATCTCAACTTTGGCGCCGTAAAGGTTCTCAAGGGTCTCAACCTCGATATCGAACAGGGCGAGTTCGTCGTTCTGCTCGGCTCTTCGGGGTGCGGTAAATCCACGCTTCTGAACTGTATCGCAGGTCTTCTCGAAGTCTCTGCGGGCCAGATCCACATTCAGGGCAAAAACGTCACTTGGGCAGAACCCAGTGATCGGGGCATCGGCATGGTGTTCCAGTCCTATGCGCTCTATCCGCAGATGACCGTAGAAGGGAACCTGTCGTTCGGTCTCAAGAACGCCAAAATCCCCGCCGACGAGATCAAGCGGCGCGTTGCCCGTGCAGCCGAGATCCTTCAGATCGAACCCCTGTTGAAGCGTAAACCTGCTGCTCTTTCGGGTGGTCAGCGTCAGCGTGTGGCCATCGGTCGTGCGCTTGTGCGTGACGTGGACGTGTTCCTCTTCGACGAACCGCTCTCGAACCTTGATGCCAAGTTGCGCACCGACCTGCGCGTCGAGATCAAGCGTCTGCACCAGCAGCTCAAGAACACGATGATCTATGTGACGCACGACCAGATCGAAGCCATGACGCTTGCTGACCGCATCGCGATCATGAAAGGCGGTCTGATCATGCAGCTTGGCTCGCCCGACGAGATCTACAACCGTCCGCAGTGCATCTATGTGGCCGACTTTATCGGCTCGCCCTCGATGAACTTCTTCGACGGTCAGTTCGAGAACGGCGTGTTCACGAATGCCGATCTTACGGTTCCGATGACCGGCTATGACTATGTGTCGGCCAACACTGCCGCTTGCACTGCTGTTCTGGGTATTCGCCCCGAGCATATCGTCACGGGCGAGCTTGTGAACTCTGCGCCGATCCAGCTCGATAGCGTGGTCGAAATCGTCGAACCCATGGGCGCCGATACGCTTGTCTATGCCAAGGTCGGTTCGAGCTCGGTCCGCATCCGTATGGACGGCCAGGCCCGCGTAAGCCCGGGTGATGAGCTCAAGATCGGTGTCGATGCCTCGCGCGCGTCGCTCTTTGATAAAACATCTGAACAACGTCTATAA
- a CDS encoding sugar phosphate isomerase/epimerase — protein MPNISFQLFSTREFPVDETLGLLQKTGIKEVEGFGPYYDDPAATKAKLDAHGLSMPTGHFSLDMVEKEPARTIEVAKTIGVEAVIVPYIMPDDRPKNAAEWKAFGERLAKISEPIRAAGLQFGYHNHDFEFFALEDGSLPIDHIVNASEHIKIELDLCWVFVAKHDPVAWINKLADRLISVHVKDRAPEGEATDESGWADVGHGVIEWPPIVAALKDAGVPRYVIEHDNPNNQERLITRSYATVSKF, from the coding sequence ATGCCGAACATTTCGTTCCAACTGTTCTCGACCCGCGAATTTCCGGTCGATGAAACACTCGGTCTCTTGCAAAAGACGGGTATCAAGGAAGTAGAGGGCTTCGGCCCCTACTATGATGATCCTGCCGCGACCAAAGCCAAGCTTGACGCCCACGGGCTTTCGATGCCGACAGGTCATTTCAGCCTCGATATGGTTGAAAAAGAGCCTGCGCGCACGATCGAGGTTGCCAAAACCATCGGCGTCGAAGCCGTGATCGTCCCCTATATCATGCCCGACGACCGTCCGAAAAATGCTGCCGAATGGAAAGCCTTTGGCGAGCGTCTGGCAAAAATCAGCGAACCGATCCGCGCAGCAGGGCTCCAGTTCGGCTATCACAACCACGACTTCGAATTCTTTGCTCTCGAAGACGGTTCGCTTCCCATTGATCACATCGTGAACGCCTCCGAGCATATCAAGATCGAGCTCGACCTGTGCTGGGTATTCGTGGCCAAGCATGATCCCGTCGCATGGATCAACAAGCTTGCCGATCGTTTGATCTCGGTGCACGTCAAGGACCGCGCACCCGAAGGCGAAGCCACCGACGAAAGCGGCTGGGCCGATGTTGGTCATGGTGTCATCGAATGGCCGCCCATCGTTGCCGCTCTCAAGGACGCAGGCGTTCCGCGTTACGTCATCGAGCACGACAATCCGAACAACCAAGAGCGTTTGATCACACGGTCTTACGCCACTGTCTCCAAATTCTAA
- a CDS encoding Gfo/Idh/MocA family oxidoreductase — protein MAKLGVGIIGCGNISTTYLKYAPAFKALDLKAVADINMESANARAAEFGVKAMTVDELLASDDIQVVVNLTIPAAHFPITKRILESGKHAYSEKPLVLTLEEGEELRRIANEKGLRVGSAPDTFLGGAHQAAREAIDNGKTGKIVGGTCHFMGHGMEAWHPNPDFFFKPGGGPILDMGPYYITNLVQLIGPVKSVTAMTSAAFSTRTIANGPRDGEEITVETPTNIHALLEFHNGAVVTVGVSWDVWAHRHPNMDLYGELASLYVPDPNFFGGDVTLTDSKGEKHILDHKGHPWSVHNQENHLGEPISNYRCAGLADMVTAIEENRQHRCNIDLAVHVTEVMTSVLKAGAERTWVEMTTTCERPDYIGPDEAKAMMN, from the coding sequence ATGGCCAAACTTGGCGTAGGTATCATCGGGTGTGGCAATATTTCGACCACATACCTCAAATATGCTCCCGCGTTCAAAGCGCTGGATCTCAAAGCTGTTGCGGACATCAATATGGAGTCCGCCAACGCCCGTGCCGCCGAATTCGGCGTCAAGGCAATGACTGTGGACGAACTTCTCGCGTCCGACGACATTCAGGTTGTCGTCAACCTGACGATCCCTGCCGCGCACTTCCCGATCACCAAGCGCATTCTTGAATCGGGCAAGCACGCCTATTCGGAAAAGCCGCTGGTTCTGACCCTCGAAGAGGGTGAAGAGCTCCGCCGTATCGCCAATGAAAAGGGTCTTCGCGTCGGTTCCGCGCCTGACACCTTCCTCGGCGGTGCGCATCAGGCAGCACGCGAAGCGATCGACAACGGCAAAACCGGCAAGATCGTCGGCGGCACCTGTCACTTTATGGGTCACGGCATGGAAGCATGGCACCCGAACCCCGACTTCTTCTTCAAGCCCGGTGGTGGCCCGATCCTTGATATGGGTCCGTACTATATCACCAACCTTGTTCAGCTGATCGGGCCTGTAAAGTCGGTCACGGCCATGACTTCGGCCGCGTTCTCGACACGGACGATTGCCAATGGTCCGCGTGACGGCGAAGAGATCACGGTCGAAACTCCGACCAATATCCACGCGCTTCTCGAGTTCCATAACGGTGCCGTTGTGACGGTGGGTGTATCCTGGGATGTGTGGGCGCACCGTCACCCGAACATGGACCTCTATGGCGAGCTGGCTTCGCTCTATGTGCCTGACCCGAACTTCTTTGGCGGCGATGTGACCCTCACGGATTCCAAGGGTGAGAAGCATATCCTCGACCACAAAGGTCATCCGTGGTCGGTCCACAATCAGGAAAACCATCTTGGCGAGCCGATCTCGAACTATCGCTGTGCAGGTCTTGCCGACATGGTTACCGCGATCGAGGAAAACCGTCAGCACCGCTGCAACATCGATCTCGCCGTGCATGTGACCGAAGTGATGACCTCGGTTCTCAAGGCAGGTGCAGAACGCACTTGGGTGGAAATGACCACGACTTGCGAGCGTCCCGATTACATCGGACCGGACGAAGCCAAGGCGATGATGAACTAA
- the rlmN gene encoding 23S rRNA (adenine(2503)-C(2))-methyltransferase RlmN has protein sequence MTATAPITQDVLTIPRKLAEGLPNLVGMTRDEMRDALVAIGTPEKQAKMRVNQIWQWIYHWGVRDFASMTNLAKDYRALLAESFVIELPEMVTRQVSADGTRKYLVRIAGGHEVEIVYIPEEDRGTLCVSSQVGCTLTCSFCHTGTQKLVRNLTAGEIIGQVMLARDDLGEWPEQGAPKNEQRLLSNIVLMGMGEPLYNFENVRNAMKIAMDPEGISLSRRRITLSTSGVVPEIARTAEEIGCQLAVSFHATTDEIRDKLVPVNKKWNIATLMQALKEYPKASNSERITFEYVMLKDVNDSDEDARRLVKLIKGVPAKINLIPFNEWPGAPYQRSDWERIEAFADIIYKAGYASPIRTPRGEDIMAACGQLKSATERERKSKRQIEAEAGLGH, from the coding sequence ATGACCGCCACTGCACCGATTACACAAGACGTTCTGACCATTCCGCGTAAACTGGCGGAGGGTCTGCCCAATCTGGTCGGCATGACCCGTGACGAGATGCGCGATGCGCTGGTCGCCATCGGCACGCCCGAGAAACAGGCCAAGATGCGCGTCAACCAGATCTGGCAATGGATTTACCATTGGGGCGTGCGCGATTTCGCGTCCATGACCAACCTTGCCAAAGATTACCGCGCGCTTCTGGCCGAAAGCTTTGTGATCGAGCTTCCCGAGATGGTGACACGTCAGGTCAGCGCGGACGGCACGCGCAAATACCTTGTTCGGATCGCGGGCGGTCACGAGGTCGAGATCGTCTATATCCCCGAGGAAGATCGCGGCACGCTCTGCGTATCGTCTCAGGTGGGCTGCACGCTGACCTGTTCGTTCTGCCATACGGGCACACAAAAGCTTGTGCGCAACCTCACCGCAGGCGAGATCATCGGTCAGGTCATGCTGGCCCGCGACGATCTTGGCGAATGGCCCGAGCAAGGCGCACCCAAGAACGAACAGCGACTTCTCTCGAACATCGTTCTGATGGGCATGGGCGAGCCGCTCTATAACTTCGAGAACGTGCGCAACGCGATGAAGATCGCGATGGACCCCGAGGGTATTTCTCTCTCGCGTCGCCGCATAACTCTTTCGACGTCGGGCGTTGTGCCCGAGATTGCCCGCACCGCCGAAGAGATCGGTTGTCAGCTTGCCGTGTCGTTCCATGCGACCACCGACGAAATCCGCGACAAGCTTGTTCCCGTGAACAAGAAATGGAACATCGCGACACTTATGCAGGCGCTCAAAGAATATCCCAAGGCTTCGAACTCGGAGCGGATCACCTTTGAATATGTCATGCTCAAGGACGTCAACGACAGCGACGAAGACGCCCGCCGTCTGGTAAAGCTGATCAAGGGCGTTCCGGCCAAGATCAATCTCATTCCGTTCAACGAATGGCCCGGCGCACCGTATCAACGCAGCGACTGGGAGCGGATCGAGGCCTTTGCCGACATCATCTACAAGGCGGGCTATGCCTCTCCCATCCGCACTCCGCGCGGCGAGGATATCATGGCGGCTTGCGGGCAGCTCAAATCTGCGACCGAGCGGGAGCGCAAATCCAAACGCCAGATCGAGGCCGAAGCCGGCCTTGGTCACTAA
- a CDS encoding invasion associated locus B family protein, whose translation MKIRILTALGFAAAVGMTTPAIAQQSNNRVAANTDWSVFVESNPKECWGVSAPKETVNTRDGNVVSARRGDILLFVFYRPEQNVKGQVAFTGGYPFANGSTVSLDIGGTTFELFTEGEWAWPASAEDDAKIIAAMKRGSDAVATARSGRGTVTKDTFSLLGFTATVEEAEKRCN comes from the coding sequence ATGAAAATACGTATCCTGACCGCACTCGGCTTTGCTGCCGCAGTTGGCATGACCACCCCCGCCATCGCGCAACAGTCGAACAACCGCGTTGCGGCCAACACCGACTGGAGCGTGTTTGTCGAAAGCAACCCGAAAGAGTGCTGGGGCGTTTCCGCGCCCAAAGAAACGGTGAACACCCGCGACGGTAATGTGGTCTCGGCTCGCCGTGGCGACATTCTTCTTTTTGTCTTCTATCGCCCCGAGCAGAACGTAAAAGGCCAAGTCGCCTTTACAGGCGGTTATCCCTTTGCGAACGGCTCGACCGTGTCGCTTGATATCGGTGGCACAACGTTCGAGCTCTTTACCGAGGGCGAATGGGCTTGGCCTGCAAGCGCGGAAGACGACGCAAAGATCATCGCGGCGATGAAGCGTGGCTCTGATGCTGTTGCAACCGCGCGTTCGGGACGCGGCACCGTGACCAAAGACACCTTCTCTCTGCTCGGCTTTACCGCCACCGTCGAAGAAGCTGAAAAGCGCTGTAACTAA
- the yaaA gene encoding peroxide stress protein YaaA: MLIVVSPAKSLDMEPVSIEPTEPMFQEDAVRLAKTSRNLTLTQLKELMDISDDLARLNRDRFKAFQETPDADRVKPAVLAFDGDTYKGLEAKTLSEDDLRWAQDHLRILSGLYGLLRPLDAMQPYRLEMGSRLKTRRGKSLYDYWGDQIAKTLNAEAAAIGTEVLINCASQEYFSAADRKALKLRVITPNFYEVKDGKPRIVSFFAKRARGAMARFIIENRLTEPEEIKGFSSGGYAFDPDLSEGDAWAFVRDYPETK; this comes from the coding sequence TTGCTGATCGTTGTATCCCCTGCAAAGTCGCTGGATATGGAACCTGTGTCGATTGAGCCGACGGAGCCGATGTTCCAAGAGGATGCAGTGCGTCTCGCCAAAACCTCTCGCAATCTCACGCTTACCCAGCTCAAAGAGCTTATGGATATTTCGGACGATCTTGCGCGGCTCAACCGCGACAGGTTCAAAGCGTTCCAAGAGACCCCCGACGCCGATCGCGTCAAGCCCGCGGTTCTGGCATTTGACGGTGACACCTACAAGGGGCTCGAGGCCAAGACACTTTCCGAAGACGATCTTCGCTGGGCTCAGGATCACCTTCGCATTCTTTCGGGGCTTTACGGGCTTTTGCGTCCACTCGATGCGATGCAGCCCTACCGTCTTGAAATGGGAAGCAGGCTCAAGACCCGTCGCGGCAAGTCGCTCTATGACTATTGGGGGGACCAGATCGCCAAGACCCTGAATGCCGAGGCCGCAGCCATCGGCACCGAGGTCCTGATCAACTGCGCATCGCAGGAATATTTCTCGGCTGCAGACCGCAAGGCACTCAAGCTTCGGGTGATCACGCCCAATTTCTACGAGGTGAAGGACGGCAAGCCGCGCATCGTAAGCTTCTTCGCCAAACGGGCACGGGGCGCGATGGCGCGTTTTATCATTGAAAACCGTTTAACCGAACCCGAGGAGATCAAGGGTTTTTCCTCGGGCGGCTATGCTTTTGACCCAGATCTGTCAGAGGGCGACGCTTGGGCCTTTGTGCGGGACTATCCTGAAACCAAATAG
- a CDS encoding ABC transporter ATP-binding protein, with translation MFLEVSNLAKSYVTAQIRTDVLRDVSFGLEQGKSLALTGESGCGKSTLLHLIGGLDVADAGTILLDGLDVTGLNDKARAKLRRETVGVVFQQFNLIPSLTVGANLVFQARLNGSYDPDFAKFLASRLGIEGHLDKFPDQLSGGQQQRVAIARTLAAKPKLVLADEPTGNLDEGTAGEVLALLLGLVRDAGTTLLMVTHSQKIADQLDQSIKLSSGRIL, from the coding sequence ATGTTTCTCGAGGTCTCAAATCTCGCCAAATCCTATGTCACGGCGCAGATCAGAACGGATGTGCTTCGGGATGTCAGCTTTGGGCTCGAACAGGGCAAAAGCCTTGCGCTGACGGGTGAAAGCGGCTGCGGGAAAAGCACGCTACTGCATCTCATCGGCGGGCTGGATGTTGCGGACGCGGGCACGATTTTGCTCGATGGTCTCGATGTGACGGGGTTGAACGACAAAGCACGCGCCAAGCTCAGGCGCGAAACCGTCGGCGTTGTGTTCCAACAATTCAATCTTATTCCCTCGCTCACCGTCGGGGCCAACCTTGTATTTCAGGCTCGTTTGAACGGGAGCTATGATCCTGATTTCGCGAAATTTCTCGCTTCGCGACTGGGTATCGAAGGCCATCTGGATAAATTCCCCGACCAACTCTCGGGTGGACAACAGCAAAGGGTTGCAATTGCGCGCACACTTGCGGCAAAACCCAAACTCGTGCTTGCAGACGAGCCGACGGGAAATCTCGATGAAGGGACCGCAGGCGAAGTTCTGGCGCTTTTGCTCGGCTTGGTGCGTGATGCGGGCACGACGCTCCTTATGGTGACGCACTCCCAAAAAATCGCCGATCAACTCGATCAAAGTATCAAGCTCAGTTCCGGTCGAATTCTGTGA
- a CDS encoding ABC transporter permease yields MQALALLGGLALATALWSGVQAINAEARQSYALAAATVSEGDYAQIRGALTLSDFVALRRAGVLVSPIIEGRLNGVRIIGVDVLTSPTLTAFPTENLGEIEGPAFYGTAEALALVDLAPDIGKVTVEGAAPNTVYADISLVADLLDRGTEIDRLILLKDQPVGAASPEKLGYKVTPAQAGTDLAKLTDSFHLNLTAFGLLSFAVGIFIVHSAIGLAFEQRKPMIRTLRAVGVPLQTLIGLMVTELVGLATVAGGIGVCLGYLVAAALLPDVAATLRGLYGASIEGTLSLSPIWWLGGVVVSIVGALIASLGVFLKLWQMPLLAAAQARNWQTNGPLRRFRLGAVILCACLGLGILLFGKGLVAGFVLLGALLIGAALLLPSVLALVLSLGQRTASGVLTQWFWADTRQQASGLSLALSALLLAMAANVGVATMVSSFRVTFVQFLDQRLAPELYTYAETEDEAERIERFVEPLVDVVLPLVYQDTVVSGVPTEIYGAKNHSTYPDNWRLIEASQDPWGQVAGGSVLVNEQFARRTDQWTGAEIEIEGRTFTVAGVYGDYGNPVGQIVMTQTVFSEVYPDNRALRFGLRVDPDKVQDVSDALRDFGLSDDQIINQAAIKSLSKGIFEQTFVVTDALNILTLAVAGFAILMSLLTLATMRLPQLAPIWALGLTRKRLARFEILRALIFALITSAAAIPLGLVLAWVLLAVVNVEAFGWKLPLYFFPLDYLKLVIEALIAAVIASLIPAMRLGKTSPSQMLKVFANER; encoded by the coding sequence TTGCAGGCCCTCGCCCTTTTGGGGGGTCTTGCACTTGCGACCGCGCTTTGGAGCGGCGTTCAGGCGATCAACGCCGAAGCGCGCCAAAGTTATGCCCTCGCCGCTGCGACCGTATCCGAAGGCGACTATGCCCAGATCCGCGGAGCCCTGACGCTCTCGGATTTCGTCGCTTTGCGCCGCGCGGGTGTTCTTGTCTCGCCCATTATAGAGGGGCGCTTGAACGGTGTCCGGATCATCGGTGTCGATGTTCTGACCTCGCCTACGCTGACAGCCTTTCCGACCGAAAACCTTGGCGAGATCGAGGGGCCGGCGTTCTATGGAACCGCCGAGGCATTGGCTTTGGTCGACCTCGCACCCGATATCGGCAAGGTCACAGTTGAAGGAGCCGCTCCGAATACGGTTTATGCGGATATCTCGCTCGTTGCCGATCTTTTGGACCGAGGCACCGAGATCGACCGTTTGATTCTTCTCAAGGATCAGCCCGTTGGAGCAGCATCCCCTGAAAAACTTGGCTACAAGGTAACGCCCGCCCAAGCGGGCACCGATCTGGCCAAATTGACCGATAGCTTTCATCTCAATTTGACGGCTTTCGGACTCTTGTCCTTTGCGGTCGGGATATTCATCGTTCACAGCGCCATCGGACTTGCCTTTGAACAGCGCAAGCCGATGATACGGACGCTGCGCGCCGTCGGCGTGCCGTTGCAAACGCTGATCGGTCTTATGGTGACCGAGTTGGTGGGTCTTGCGACGGTGGCGGGCGGGATCGGTGTGTGCCTCGGCTATCTCGTCGCGGCTGCCCTTTTGCCTGATGTGGCGGCAACCCTGAGGGGACTTTACGGAGCAAGTATCGAGGGCACGCTAAGCCTTTCGCCGATCTGGTGGCTCGGTGGAGTCGTCGTGTCTATCGTCGGAGCCTTGATCGCCTCGCTCGGCGTTTTTCTCAAACTCTGGCAGATGCCTCTTTTGGCTGCGGCCCAAGCCCGCAACTGGCAGACAAACGGACCGCTGCGCCGTTTTCGCCTCGGGGCGGTGATCCTTTGTGCTTGTCTTGGCCTTGGCATTCTTCTCTTCGGCAAAGGACTTGTTGCGGGTTTTGTCCTTTTGGGCGCTCTTCTGATCGGGGCGGCGCTTTTGCTTCCCAGCGTCCTTGCTCTGGTGCTGTCTCTGGGTCAACGGACGGCCAGTGGCGTCCTGACCCAGTGGTTCTGGGCGGATACTCGGCAACAGGCTTCGGGGCTTTCGCTCGCGCTGTCAGCGCTTCTTCTGGCCATGGCGGCGAATGTGGGCGTGGCGACGATGGTGTCTTCTTTCCGCGTGACCTTTGTCCAGTTTCTCGACCAAAGGCTTGCGCCCGAGCTTTATACCTATGCCGAAACCGAAGACGAGGCCGAGAGGATCGAGCGCTTTGTAGAGCCGCTTGTCGATGTGGTCTTGCCGCTTGTTTATCAAGATACCGTTGTGAGCGGCGTTCCGACCGAAATTTACGGCGCAAAAAACCATTCGACCTATCCCGACAACTGGCGGCTTATCGAGGCGTCGCAAGACCCTTGGGGGCAGGTTGCGGGCGGTTCTGTGCTCGTGAATGAACAATTCGCAAGACGGACCGATCAATGGACAGGCGCAGAGATCGAGATCGAGGGACGAACTTTTACGGTCGCGGGGGTCTATGGCGATTACGGAAATCCGGTTGGCCAAATCGTGATGACCCAAACCGTGTTCAGTGAAGTCTATCCCGATAATCGTGCGTTGCGTTTTGGTTTGCGCGTCGATCCCGACAAAGTGCAAGACGTATCGGATGCGCTACGCGACTTTGGTTTGTCCGACGACCAGATCATCAACCAAGCCGCGATCAAGAGCCTATCCAAGGGTATCTTTGAACAAACCTTTGTGGTGACGGATGCGCTGAATATTCTGACGCTCGCAGTGGCGGGCTTCGCCATTTTGATGAGCTTGCTTACCTTGGCCACGATGCGGCTTCCACAGCTTGCACCGATTTGGGCGCTTGGGCTGACGCGGAAGAGGCTTGCACGATTTGAAATCTTACGCGCGCTTATTTTCGCGTTGATCACGAGTGCAGCTGCCATTCCGCTCGGGCTTGTGTTGGCTTGGGTGCTTCTTGCCGTCGTGAACGTCGAAGCCTTCGGTTGGAAGCTCCCACTCTATTTCTTCCCGCTCGATTACCTCAAACTGGTGATCGAAGCGCTCATCGCGGCGGTCATCGCCTCGCTTATTCCTGCGATGCGGCTCGGCAAAACGTCTCCCTCGCAAATGCTCAAGGTCTTTGCCAATGAACGCTAG